One region of Flavobacterium sp. GSB-24 genomic DNA includes:
- a CDS encoding SulP family inorganic anion transporter, producing the protein MKKAFQLFDFTQEVNYKNEILAGLTVAMTMIPESLSFAILAGFPPLVGLYAAFIAGLVTAIFGGRPGMISGGAGATVIVLIALMKSHGIEYVFAAVALGGVVQICVGLFKLGKFIRLVPQPVMFGFVNGLAVVIFMSQLEQFKTVVNGQVSWLQGTPLYIMLGLVALTVAIVLIFPKITKAVPASLVAIMIVFALVIVFNIETKTVEDIASVQGGFPPFHIPNIPISFDTLKVIFPYSVIVAAVGLTEGLLTLNLVDEITGTRGNSNRECIAQGSSNILNGFFYGMGGCPMIAQTLVNLGAGSRARLSGIIAALTILLIILFGAPVIGKLPMAALVGVMMMVAITTFEWASFRIINKMPRHDIFVGILVAVITIVLHNLALAVLIGVIISALVFAWESAKRIRARHYIDENGVKHYEIYGPLFFGSITAFMEKFDVKNDPKNVIIDFKESRVSDMSAIEALNNLTKKYSQQNKTIELQHLSPDCRQLLKNADAVINVNVIEDPTYKVVS; encoded by the coding sequence ATGAAAAAAGCGTTCCAACTCTTCGATTTTACCCAAGAAGTCAATTATAAAAATGAAATTTTAGCTGGTTTAACAGTGGCAATGACCATGATTCCAGAATCTTTGTCGTTTGCTATTCTTGCAGGATTTCCGCCTTTGGTTGGGTTATATGCGGCCTTTATAGCGGGTTTAGTAACAGCTATTTTTGGAGGAAGACCCGGAATGATTTCTGGTGGAGCAGGGGCAACGGTAATTGTTTTGATCGCTTTAATGAAATCGCACGGAATAGAATATGTTTTTGCAGCCGTCGCACTTGGCGGAGTAGTCCAGATTTGTGTCGGACTTTTTAAACTTGGAAAATTTATTCGGCTCGTTCCGCAGCCTGTTATGTTTGGTTTCGTAAACGGACTCGCGGTTGTAATTTTCATGTCGCAGCTGGAGCAGTTTAAAACCGTTGTAAATGGTCAGGTTTCTTGGCTTCAGGGAACTCCACTGTATATTATGCTGGGTTTGGTCGCACTTACAGTTGCTATTGTTTTAATTTTTCCAAAAATCACAAAAGCAGTTCCCGCATCTCTGGTAGCAATTATGATTGTCTTTGCGTTGGTAATTGTATTTAATATCGAAACCAAAACGGTAGAAGATATTGCTTCTGTTCAAGGCGGATTTCCTCCGTTTCATATACCAAATATTCCGATTTCTTTTGACACTTTAAAAGTGATATTTCCATATTCTGTAATTGTCGCGGCCGTTGGTTTGACTGAAGGTTTGCTTACGCTGAATTTAGTCGACGAAATTACTGGAACTCGCGGAAACAGTAATCGCGAATGTATTGCGCAGGGAAGTTCAAACATATTAAACGGATTTTTCTACGGAATGGGAGGCTGCCCAATGATCGCACAGACTTTGGTAAATCTTGGTGCTGGTTCTAGAGCGCGACTTTCTGGAATTATTGCAGCTTTGACTATTTTGCTGATTATACTTTTTGGCGCGCCTGTAATTGGTAAATTGCCTATGGCAGCTTTAGTCGGCGTCATGATGATGGTTGCGATTACTACTTTTGAATGGGCAAGTTTCCGGATTATAAACAAAATGCCGAGACACGACATTTTTGTCGGAATATTGGTTGCTGTAATTACGATTGTATTGCACAACTTAGCCTTGGCGGTTTTAATTGGTGTGATTATTTCTGCTCTAGTTTTTGCTTGGGAAAGTGCTAAAAGAATTCGTGCGAGACATTATATTGATGAAAATGGAGTAAAACATTATGAGATTTATGGTCCCTTATTTTTCGGATCCATAACTGCTTTTATGGAAAAGTTTGATGTAAAAAACGACCCCAAAAACGTTATAATTGATTTTAAAGAAAGCCGTGTTTCTGATATGTCTGCAATTGAAGCTTTAAACAATCTGACTAAAAAATACAGTCAACAAAACAAAACAATAGAATTACAGCATTTAAGTCCAGACTGCAGGCAATTACTTAAAAATGCGGATGCCGTTATTAATGTAAATGTAATTGAAGATCCAACTTATAAAGTAGTGTCTTGA
- a CDS encoding helix-turn-helix transcriptional regulator, with protein MKLTETLEDFYTIKIKGMPENLKKEMGHFNVFKLDDYVGSTCNPLPYTRKDFYKISLIIGKNKVHYADKTAVIEDQALFFANPQIPYSWEHIDENQTGFFCIFTDAFFNQFGNLKEYPLFQPGGNPVVPVSTELAESLKAIYLRMFDEINSDYAFKYDILRNLVFEIIHLALKTQAVTTSLYSKSNATIRISSLFLELLERQFPIESITQQITFRSPSEFANQLNVHINHLNKSLKETTGKTTSQIISERIVQESMILLKQTNWNINEIAWCLGFEESSHFINFFKKNVQVSPKNYRQVEIV; from the coding sequence ATGAAACTGACAGAAACACTAGAAGATTTTTATACAATTAAAATAAAAGGAATGCCCGAGAATCTTAAAAAAGAAATGGGACATTTTAATGTTTTTAAATTGGATGATTATGTTGGAAGTACTTGTAATCCTTTGCCTTATACCCGAAAAGACTTTTATAAAATAAGTTTGATTATTGGTAAAAACAAAGTTCATTATGCAGATAAAACAGCAGTCATTGAAGATCAGGCTTTATTTTTTGCAAATCCGCAGATTCCATACAGCTGGGAACATATAGATGAGAATCAAACTGGATTTTTCTGCATTTTTACGGATGCTTTTTTTAATCAATTTGGAAATTTAAAAGAGTATCCATTATTTCAGCCTGGCGGAAATCCCGTGGTTCCAGTTTCAACAGAATTAGCAGAATCTCTTAAAGCCATCTATTTAAGAATGTTCGATGAAATTAATTCTGATTATGCTTTTAAATATGATATTCTTCGAAATCTAGTTTTTGAGATTATTCATTTAGCACTCAAAACGCAGGCTGTAACTACTTCATTATACAGTAAATCGAATGCGACTATCCGAATTTCATCTTTGTTTTTAGAATTATTAGAGCGTCAGTTTCCGATTGAATCTATTACGCAGCAAATTACTTTTCGTTCACCATCTGAATTTGCAAATCAGTTAAATGTGCATATCAATCATTTGAATAAATCTTTAAAAGAAACAACTGGAAAAACAACTTCTCAGATTATTTCAGAAAGAATTGTTCAGGAATCAATGATTTTACTGAAACAAACCAACTGGAATATTAATGAAATTGCGTGGTGTCTGGGATTCGAGGAATCATCTCATTTTATTAATTTCTTCAAAAAAAATGTTCAGGTTTCACCAAAAAACTATCGTCAGGTAGAAATTGTTTGA
- a CDS encoding oxidoreductase yields the protein MENNKVWFITGASKGLGLELAKKLLEEGFKVAATSRSEEALMKVLGNTSENFLPLEMDLVDEKSVKNAIEKTISHFKTIDVLVNNAGYGLLGALEELTDAESRKNFEVNVFGLLNVIRNTMPILRANKSGHIFNISSVGGYVGNFPGWGIYCSTKFAVAGLTESLSAEVKEFGVHATIVYPGYFRTDFLKDSSLLLPENPIAAYKEVRQSENAHKESINENQPGDPEKLADALIKVSQDENPPLHLFLGEDAFNMANQKIASVQDELGKWKEVSVGTNF from the coding sequence ATGGAAAATAACAAAGTTTGGTTTATCACAGGTGCTTCAAAAGGACTTGGATTAGAATTAGCTAAAAAATTATTAGAAGAAGGTTTTAAAGTTGCTGCAACTTCTAGAAGTGAAGAGGCTTTGATGAAAGTATTAGGAAATACATCTGAAAACTTTCTTCCTTTAGAAATGGATTTGGTTGATGAAAAAAGCGTTAAAAATGCTATTGAAAAAACTATAAGTCATTTTAAAACAATCGATGTTTTAGTGAATAATGCGGGTTATGGTTTATTAGGTGCTTTGGAAGAATTAACAGATGCGGAATCTAGAAAAAATTTCGAGGTAAATGTTTTCGGATTATTGAATGTAATTAGAAATACAATGCCGATTCTTCGTGCTAACAAATCAGGACATATTTTTAATATTTCTTCTGTTGGAGGTTATGTTGGGAATTTTCCAGGCTGGGGAATTTACTGTTCTACAAAATTTGCCGTTGCAGGTTTAACAGAATCGTTATCTGCTGAGGTAAAAGAGTTCGGAGTTCATGCAACAATTGTTTATCCAGGTTATTTTAGAACAGATTTCTTAAAAGATAGTTCTCTGTTATTGCCAGAAAATCCGATTGCGGCTTACAAAGAAGTTAGACAATCTGAAAATGCTCACAAAGAGAGCATCAACGAAAATCAGCCAGGAGATCCAGAAAAATTAGCCGATGCATTAATTAAAGTGAGCCAAGATGAAAATCCGCCGTTGCATTTATTTTTAGGAGAAGATGCTTTTAATATGGCAAATCAGAAAATTGCAAGTGTCCAAGATGAATTGGGTAAATGGAAAGAGGTTTCAGTTGGGACTAATTTTTAA
- a CDS encoding ectonucleotide pyrophosphatase/phosphodiesterase: protein MRKFTTHLLSFTFLFLTTLSHSQTNKDAYVVLVSMDGFRWDYGKQFNLPNLKQISKEGVHAKSMKPSYPTKTFPNHYTIVTGLYPDHHGIINNVFYDASLNESFSLSSNAKNDSRFYGGNPIWNLAEQQGVKTASFFWPGSDIDNRNPSYFKNYNGKIPYGARIDTVMKWLQLPENQSPHLVTLYFDEPDHSGHNFGPNSPETKKAVTKMDSIMGELSRKLDQLPIGKQINLIIVSDHGMANISNDKKVAVLDYLKPEWLGYKDVINPIMSLQAKAGFQDSIYNALKKVPHIKFWKSTEVPKRLHYGTNARVHDFVIEAEKGYSLVSKESTHIKGGTHGYDNNEKDMHAIFYAKGPAFKRDKTVKTFPNVSVYPLIAHILGLQIGEIDGKLSDVKSMLR from the coding sequence AAAATTTACAACTCACCTTTTATCTTTCACATTCTTATTTCTTACTACTCTTTCACATTCCCAAACCAATAAAGATGCTTATGTTGTTTTAGTTTCTATGGATGGTTTTCGCTGGGATTATGGTAAGCAATTCAATCTTCCGAATCTTAAACAAATTTCAAAAGAAGGCGTTCATGCAAAATCTATGAAACCTTCTTATCCAACAAAAACTTTCCCTAATCATTATACTATAGTGACAGGACTTTATCCAGATCATCACGGAATTATTAATAATGTTTTTTATGATGCCTCTTTAAACGAATCATTTTCTTTATCAAGCAATGCAAAAAATGATTCCCGATTTTATGGCGGCAATCCGATTTGGAATTTGGCTGAACAGCAAGGCGTAAAAACGGCTTCTTTTTTCTGGCCGGGCTCTGATATAGATAATAGAAATCCGAGTTATTTTAAAAATTACAATGGTAAAATTCCGTATGGAGCTAGAATTGATACGGTTATGAAATGGCTGCAACTACCAGAAAACCAAAGTCCTCATCTTGTAACTTTGTATTTTGACGAGCCTGACCACAGCGGACATAATTTTGGCCCAAATTCGCCTGAAACAAAAAAAGCAGTTACAAAAATGGATTCTATTATGGGAGAATTATCGCGAAAATTGGATCAACTGCCAATTGGAAAACAAATCAATTTAATTATTGTTTCAGACCACGGAATGGCCAATATCAGCAATGATAAAAAAGTGGCTGTTTTAGATTATTTAAAACCAGAATGGCTTGGCTACAAAGATGTTATTAACCCAATTATGAGTTTGCAGGCAAAAGCTGGATTTCAGGATTCGATTTATAATGCTTTAAAGAAAGTTCCACATATTAAATTCTGGAAATCAACCGAAGTTCCAAAGAGACTTCATTACGGCACTAATGCGCGTGTACATGATTTCGTTATTGAAGCCGAAAAAGGATATAGCTTAGTCAGTAAAGAAAGTACGCATATAAAAGGCGGAACGCATGGTTATGATAACAATGAAAAAGATATGCATGCTATTTTTTATGCAAAAGGTCCTGCTTTTAAAAGAGATAAAACAGTCAAAACTTTCCCGAATGTTTCTGTTTACCCGCTAATTGCCCATATTCTAGGTTTACAAATTGGAGAGATTGATGGAAAATTGAGTGATGTAAAATCAATGCTTCGTTAA